In the genome of Planktothrix agardhii NIES-204, one region contains:
- a CDS encoding phage integrase family protein, translating to MGAYMKVNRHGKAKILSHDEIQILFNEGLHNLRDRVIFAVCLFTAVRINEAVTLYTADVYDKRGRVRDELTFRKSNTKRKLATRTIPVLDELRGYLEKYKPEAGKIWLFPGGTFRDDQNHHITSDSGARILRKAFEQTGIDGASSHSMRRTALTQMSNAGIPLRTIQEISGHRNLEQLQQYLEVQPEQVRGAIAALSMLSPVHNARDGKLLFPDTPTPKNLDIPQV from the coding sequence ATGGGTGCTTATATGAAAGTAAACAGACACGGGAAAGCCAAAATACTCAGCCATGATGAAATCCAGATCCTATTTAATGAAGGTTTGCACAACCTCAGAGATCGGGTAATTTTTGCTGTCTGTCTCTTCACCGCCGTTAGAATCAATGAAGCTGTTACTCTCTACACGGCTGATGTCTACGACAAGAGGGGACGGGTTAGGGATGAATTAACCTTTAGGAAATCCAATACAAAAAGGAAACTGGCAACCCGCACGATTCCGGTGCTAGATGAACTCAGGGGATATTTAGAGAAGTACAAACCAGAGGCGGGTAAAATTTGGCTGTTCCCCGGTGGAACCTTTCGAGATGACCAAAACCACCATATCACCTCTGACTCAGGCGCACGGATTTTAAGGAAGGCTTTTGAACAGACTGGCATTGATGGGGCCAGTAGCCATAGTATGAGACGGACGGCCCTAACCCAAATGTCTAACGCTGGAATTCCCCTCAGAACCATTCAGGAAATATCCGGCCATCGCAACCTTGAACAACTACAGCAATATTTAGAAGTGCAGCCGGAACAGGTCAGGGGAGCTATCGCCGCTTTATCTATGCTGTCTCCTGTTCATAACGCAAGAGACGGAAAACTCTTATTTCCTGACACACCCACCCCGAAAAACCTTGATATTCCACAGGTTTAG